CAAAATACCTGACACTTACGACTCAATGGTCGCTAAGGTCATCGTCTGGGCCAAGACGAGACCGGAAGCCATCGTGCGGATGGAGCGCGCACTTAGTGAGCTTAGGCTCGAGGGCGTGCAGACGACAGTGCCGTTTCAAGAGGCCTTACTCGCACTGCCAGCGTTTCGCGATGGCGATTTCACCACCAAGCTCATCGAGGAGCAGGCTGCCTACTGGAAGACTGCCCTGCGTCAGGCGGGAGGCGACAGTGATGAGCCCACGCTTGCAGCGGTGCTTGGCGTCGTAGCAGTGCGTCATCAGCCCGCCGCCCCTGTAGTCGATGGGGCGGCATCAAGTGTGAGACCAAGTCTTTGGCAAGAAATGGCGCGGCGCGAAGGCCTAGAATAGGTACACAATAGGTCCACAATAGGCGCGCATCGAGGAGACGAAGTTATGGATCTCAAAATCGACCTCAACGGTAACATGCACAAAGTCGCATTGCCCGAGCGCATCACCCCGGGTCAATCATTTCGCGTAAAAAGTGCAGGGCGCGAACTGACTGCGACCTTGGTGCCCTACGCTGGCGTTATCGTACTACGTGACGGCAACGATGCCGCGCTCGAGCGCAACGTGCATTTGCGCCGCACGGCTGTGACCACTTATGTCGGTGAGCCAGAGGCGCAGCTACGAGCTGAGATTCGTCTCGGTGGTCGCCTGCACTACGTGCATGCCGTCAGTCAGCCAGACATGCCTGGTAACGATCAGAACAACAACCGCACAGCGGCCAAAGATCAGGTGGTCAGGAGTCAGATCACCGGCAAGGTGCTCAA
The sequence above is drawn from the Deltaproteobacteria bacterium genome and encodes:
- a CDS encoding acetyl-CoA carboxylase biotin carboxyl carrier protein subunit, with translation MDLKIDLNGNMHKVALPERITPGQSFRVKSAGRELTATLVPYAGVIVLRDGNDAALERNVHLRRTAVTTYVGEPEAQLRAEIRLGGRLHYVHAVSQPDMPGNDQNNNRTAAKDQVVRSQITGKVLKVLVKKGDQTTSGQALLVIEAMKMENRVFTNIAGTVASVAVKEGDSVNTGKELLRIKL